Proteins from a genomic interval of Microbacterium abyssi:
- a CDS encoding substrate-binding domain-containing protein has protein sequence MRTRGIRPLMAGAAALFAITLLAGCTSDGTESEGDSGNQGTTSEENASSGDTVVIGWSGPEADHGWLGAINSGAINAAEGFDDVELRQAEGTNDANQQIAAVEQFINEDVDAIVLLPTDGAALTEVAMKAMEAGIPVINVDREFSNPFASRITILGDNYGMGVSAGTYICEQLDGQTDAVVAEIAGIDSLPLTQDRSQGFADALDGCGLEVGPRVAADFTVAGGESAASQLLAANPQIDAIWNHDDDQGVGVMAAIESAGRDEFFLVGGAGSINMMDRIEADDSVIKATVIYPSTQAADGIAMARLIAQDKTMSDLITPSVPYRIVLDAPVVTKDNVEEFIDLAFES, from the coding sequence ATGCGCACACGCGGGATCCGCCCGCTGATGGCCGGAGCGGCAGCACTGTTCGCCATCACCCTGCTGGCCGGCTGCACCAGCGACGGCACCGAGAGCGAAGGGGACTCCGGCAACCAGGGCACCACCAGCGAGGAGAACGCGTCGTCCGGCGACACGGTCGTCATCGGCTGGTCCGGTCCCGAGGCCGACCACGGCTGGCTCGGCGCCATCAACTCCGGCGCCATCAACGCCGCAGAGGGCTTCGACGACGTCGAGCTGCGTCAGGCGGAGGGCACCAACGACGCCAACCAGCAGATCGCTGCCGTCGAGCAGTTCATCAACGAGGACGTGGATGCCATCGTGCTCCTGCCGACCGACGGCGCAGCCCTCACCGAGGTCGCCATGAAGGCGATGGAGGCCGGCATCCCCGTCATCAACGTCGACCGCGAGTTCTCCAACCCGTTCGCCTCCCGCATCACGATCCTGGGCGACAACTACGGCATGGGCGTCAGCGCGGGCACCTACATCTGCGAGCAGCTCGACGGCCAGACCGATGCCGTCGTCGCAGAGATCGCCGGTATCGACTCGCTGCCGCTGACCCAGGACCGTTCGCAGGGCTTCGCGGACGCTCTCGACGGCTGCGGCCTCGAGGTCGGACCGCGCGTCGCCGCGGACTTCACGGTCGCCGGCGGTGAGAGCGCAGCATCCCAGCTTCTGGCAGCCAACCCGCAGATCGATGCGATCTGGAACCACGACGACGACCAGGGCGTCGGCGTCATGGCAGCGATCGAATCGGCAGGGCGCGACGAGTTCTTCCTCGTCGGCGGAGCCGGCAGCATCAACATGATGGACCGCATCGAGGCGGATGACAGCGTCATCAAGGCGACCGTCATCTACCCGTCCACGCAGGCAGCCGACGGCATCGCCATGGCCCGCCTCATCGCGCAGGACAAGACGATGAGCGACCTGATCACGCCGAGCGTTCCGTACCGCATCGTGCTGGACGCACCCGTGGTGACCAAGGACAACGTCGAGGAGTTCATCGACCTCGCATTCGAGTCCTGA
- a CDS encoding Gfo/Idh/MocA family protein, which produces MIGHGFMGAAHSVGWRQAPAAFDLPLAPRMAVLVGRDPEKTAAAARKWGWDESSTDWRAVIERDDIDVVDIVTPGDSHAEIAIAALGAGKHVLCEKPLANSVLEAEAMAQAARDASAHGIRAMVGFTYRRVPAVTLMRDMIADGRVGTIRQVRASYRQDWLSDPESPMTWRLDKDRAGSGALGDIGAHIVDMTQFVTGQALTEVSAVLATLVEERPLLGEAVGLGGTAGTERGRVTVDDVALFTGRLESGTLATFEATRFATGRKNALDIEISGDAGALHWNLEDMNVLDFYDATAPTSEQGFTRILVTEPEHPYLSGWWPTGHMLGYEHGFSHQVKDLAEAIAAGADPHPTFADGLHVQRVLDAVERSAQDGSSWTGV; this is translated from the coding sequence ATGATCGGCCACGGATTCATGGGAGCGGCGCACTCCGTCGGCTGGCGGCAGGCGCCAGCCGCATTCGACCTTCCCCTGGCGCCGCGGATGGCGGTGCTGGTGGGCCGCGACCCCGAGAAGACCGCGGCCGCCGCCCGCAAGTGGGGCTGGGACGAGTCGTCCACCGACTGGCGCGCGGTCATCGAGCGCGATGACATCGACGTGGTCGACATCGTCACCCCCGGAGACTCCCACGCCGAGATCGCGATCGCGGCGCTGGGTGCCGGCAAGCACGTGCTCTGCGAGAAGCCGCTGGCGAACTCGGTCCTGGAGGCCGAGGCGATGGCGCAGGCCGCGCGGGATGCCTCAGCGCACGGCATCCGCGCCATGGTGGGCTTCACGTACCGACGCGTCCCCGCCGTCACCCTCATGCGCGACATGATCGCGGACGGCCGCGTCGGCACGATCCGGCAGGTGCGTGCGAGCTACCGCCAGGACTGGCTGTCCGATCCCGAGTCGCCGATGACCTGGCGCCTCGACAAGGATCGTGCGGGCTCCGGAGCACTCGGCGACATCGGCGCGCACATCGTCGACATGACGCAGTTCGTGACCGGACAGGCGCTGACCGAGGTTTCCGCCGTCTTGGCGACGCTCGTCGAGGAGCGCCCCCTGCTGGGTGAGGCGGTCGGCCTCGGCGGCACCGCAGGCACCGAGCGCGGACGGGTCACGGTCGACGACGTCGCCCTGTTCACCGGCCGGCTCGAATCGGGCACCCTCGCGACCTTCGAGGCGACCCGCTTCGCGACCGGACGCAAGAACGCCCTCGACATCGAGATCTCGGGGGATGCCGGTGCGCTGCACTGGAACCTCGAAGACATGAACGTTCTCGACTTCTACGACGCCACCGCCCCCACGAGCGAGCAGGGGTTCACCCGCATCCTGGTCACCGAGCCCGAGCATCCTTATCTCTCGGGCTGGTGGCCCACCGGCCATATGCTCGGCTACGAGCACGGCTTCTCCCACCAGGTGAAGGACCTCGCCGAGGCGATCGCCGCGGGTGCCGACCCGCACCCGACGTTCGCCGACGGGCTGCACGTGCAGCGGGTGCTCGACGCCGTCGAGCGCAGCGCGCAGGACGGCTCGTCCTGGACCGGCGTCTGA
- a CDS encoding sensor histidine kinase: MTYVSAPDDRRPAERALSAAGVLVLFVVGALIDICAVINVPGAAAFTVGAEQRVSVTPLGTVLALVALAAWSSACWLRRRPLIPLIAGAAISLVGMSYALLLIAAVACIARFPQRTRVISIAVAASVAFHVIRETVTPWGAALPWLFTSRTDAQFEPAWVIAPSVLAVVSLSAAAAVVLTTRARVSAHQSEARAQHEHRRADALTEQTVRQAERERVARDMHDALAHRLSVVSLHAGALEAAASAGGAAMAGSPTGEIARTVREQTHAALEDMRGLIGDLRRGDTAAASAPASMRGIGSLLSDLHASGASTRSYVVIESPERAGALFDSAVFRIVQEALTNAIKHAIGAVIDVYVHVDPQSGARVRVANPVEAFAPSPVPGGGNGTLGIRERVAVLGGEVWIGEYEGSFIVDVTLPWQERG, from the coding sequence GTGACCTACGTGAGCGCTCCCGACGATCGACGACCGGCCGAGCGCGCACTGTCTGCAGCGGGCGTTCTCGTGCTCTTCGTCGTGGGCGCCCTGATAGACATCTGCGCCGTGATCAACGTGCCGGGCGCCGCTGCCTTCACGGTCGGCGCGGAACAGAGGGTGTCGGTGACGCCGCTCGGCACCGTGCTCGCCCTGGTCGCTTTGGCCGCCTGGTCCAGCGCCTGTTGGCTCCGTCGCCGCCCGCTGATCCCGCTGATCGCAGGCGCCGCCATCAGCCTTGTCGGGATGTCGTACGCGTTGTTGCTCATCGCGGCTGTCGCCTGCATTGCGCGGTTCCCCCAGCGCACGCGAGTGATCAGCATCGCCGTGGCGGCATCGGTCGCCTTCCATGTGATCCGTGAGACTGTGACCCCCTGGGGGGCGGCGCTTCCCTGGCTCTTCACGAGTCGGACGGATGCGCAGTTCGAACCGGCGTGGGTCATCGCCCCGTCGGTCTTGGCGGTCGTCTCGCTCTCGGCCGCAGCTGCCGTGGTGCTCACGACACGTGCTCGGGTCAGCGCTCACCAGAGCGAGGCGCGCGCACAGCATGAGCATCGCCGCGCGGACGCGCTCACCGAACAGACGGTACGGCAGGCCGAGCGCGAACGCGTCGCGCGCGACATGCACGATGCCCTCGCGCACCGTCTCTCGGTCGTGTCGCTGCACGCTGGAGCCCTCGAGGCGGCCGCCTCGGCAGGCGGCGCCGCCATGGCCGGTTCGCCGACGGGTGAGATCGCACGCACAGTGCGCGAGCAGACCCATGCCGCGCTGGAGGACATGCGAGGGCTCATAGGCGACCTGCGTCGCGGCGACACCGCCGCGGCGAGCGCGCCGGCCTCCATGCGGGGGATCGGATCACTGCTCTCCGACCTGCATGCGAGCGGCGCATCAACACGGTCTTATGTCGTGATCGAATCGCCTGAGCGTGCGGGGGCGTTGTTCGACAGCGCCGTATTCCGCATCGTGCAGGAGGCGCTCACCAACGCGATCAAACACGCGATTGGAGCAGTCATCGACGTCTACGTGCACGTGGATCCGCAGAGCGGTGCTCGCGTCCGCGTGGCGAATCCGGTCGAAGCATTCGCCCCGAGTCCTGTTCCGGGTGGCGGCAACGGAACGTTGGGCATCCGCGAGCGTGTGGCCGTCCTGGGCGGTGAGGTCTGGATCGGCGAGTACGAGGGGTCGTTCATCGTCGACGTGACGCTGCCGTGGCAGGAACGCGGCTGA
- a CDS encoding response regulator transcription factor, with amino-acid sequence MANADVPSPVRVLVVDDEPLIRSGFRFVLAVDTAIEVIGEAADGAAAVDFVRAHRPDVVLMDVRMPGVGGPEATAAIVAQSEARVLAMTSIDAEDQLLRMLSAGASGYLLKDEPPARIADAVLRTAAGDTVVSGRSTAQLVRRAVEAEGGTGRRAAEKRVAVLTGRERDVAQGVARGETNQEIGSALHVSAGTVKTHLEQVFAKLGVRSRVQVGIILERAGLGPADL; translated from the coding sequence GTGGCCAACGCTGACGTCCCTTCCCCCGTGCGCGTGCTGGTCGTCGACGATGAGCCGCTCATCCGCAGCGGCTTCCGCTTCGTGCTCGCGGTGGATACTGCGATCGAGGTGATCGGCGAGGCGGCCGACGGCGCGGCTGCCGTGGATTTCGTCCGCGCCCACCGTCCGGATGTCGTGCTCATGGACGTGCGGATGCCGGGAGTCGGCGGCCCGGAGGCGACGGCCGCGATCGTAGCCCAGTCGGAGGCTCGCGTGCTGGCGATGACGAGCATCGACGCCGAGGACCAGCTGCTGCGGATGCTGTCGGCCGGGGCCAGCGGCTACCTGCTGAAGGATGAACCACCCGCGCGGATCGCCGATGCCGTATTGCGCACCGCCGCAGGTGACACGGTCGTTTCAGGTCGAAGCACCGCGCAGCTCGTGCGCAGAGCGGTCGAGGCCGAAGGCGGCACCGGCCGTCGTGCGGCTGAGAAGCGGGTCGCGGTGCTCACCGGGCGAGAACGCGACGTCGCACAGGGTGTCGCCCGCGGGGAGACGAACCAGGAGATCGGCTCGGCGCTCCACGTCTCCGCAGGTACCGTCAAAACCCATCTCGAACAGGTGTTCGCCAAGCTCGGCGTCCGAAGTCGCGTTCAAGTGGGCATCATCCTGGAGCGCGCTGGTCTGGGGCCGGCAGACCTCTGA
- a CDS encoding PH domain-containing protein has translation METGAMLSWTLQQEIPVPPDVHALLAQGEEAITSFKTFRDSATFTTKRLIVRDAQGITGKKVEIYSLPYSSILMWSSENAGTLDWNSEVELWTKAGHIKVKLAKGADVRRIDSLIAWAVLNSH, from the coding sequence ATGGAAACCGGCGCCATGCTGAGCTGGACCCTCCAGCAGGAAATCCCCGTCCCGCCCGACGTCCACGCGTTGCTCGCCCAAGGGGAGGAGGCGATCACCTCCTTCAAGACGTTCCGCGATTCGGCGACGTTCACCACGAAACGACTCATCGTGCGCGACGCTCAGGGCATCACCGGCAAGAAGGTGGAGATCTACTCGTTGCCGTACAGCTCGATCCTGATGTGGTCTTCCGAGAACGCGGGAACGCTCGATTGGAATTCCGAAGTCGAGCTTTGGACCAAGGCCGGCCACATCAAGGTCAAGCTGGCGAAAGGCGCCGATGTTCGACGCATCGACAGCCTGATCGCGTGGGCGGTGCTGAACTCCCACTGA
- a CDS encoding Ltp family lipoprotein, whose amino-acid sequence MSYENTSPTPPPPPGAVPPVAPSSPTATTPVPMPTAPLASATPPGGPAGPSYGAQAPAGGPPTAEDGKSFLATWLLAFFLGLFGIDRFYLGKVGTGMLKLVTLGGAGIWWLVDLILVLTNSARDAKGRALTGYEQHKKVAWIVTGALVLISLISSIATGGIGASQAPDSSALDKPTVAAPAQTDEEAEEAAPEPDVVVVPDMIGTPISVSQPIAEAYGLVFTAPADANDDSVIATQSVAAGEKVEEGTEVVITVEPPKPKLSLEQQNAVDQAQSYLDYSGFSRAGLIGQLEFEGYSTELATFGADNAGADWNAEAAQKAQSYLDYSSFSRQGLYDQLAFEDFTPEQIEFALTEVGY is encoded by the coding sequence ATGAGCTACGAGAACACCAGCCCGACCCCTCCACCGCCTCCGGGCGCGGTTCCGCCCGTCGCACCCTCTTCGCCCACCGCGACGACGCCCGTCCCGATGCCGACCGCGCCGCTCGCCTCCGCCACACCCCCAGGCGGACCGGCCGGTCCGTCATACGGAGCGCAAGCTCCGGCGGGTGGCCCTCCGACCGCGGAGGACGGCAAATCATTCCTCGCTACCTGGCTGCTGGCCTTCTTCCTCGGCCTGTTCGGAATCGACCGGTTCTACCTCGGAAAGGTCGGCACCGGCATGCTGAAGCTCGTCACGCTCGGCGGCGCGGGCATCTGGTGGCTTGTGGACCTGATTCTTGTGCTCACGAACTCCGCGCGCGACGCAAAGGGGCGCGCGCTCACCGGCTACGAACAGCACAAGAAGGTCGCCTGGATCGTCACCGGAGCGCTGGTTCTCATCAGCCTCATCAGCAGCATCGCCACCGGCGGCATCGGCGCATCTCAGGCCCCGGACTCCTCCGCACTCGACAAGCCGACCGTAGCGGCTCCGGCGCAGACCGACGAGGAGGCGGAGGAAGCCGCGCCCGAACCGGATGTCGTGGTGGTGCCCGACATGATCGGCACGCCGATCAGCGTTTCGCAACCGATCGCCGAGGCGTACGGCCTCGTGTTCACTGCGCCGGCGGACGCGAACGATGACTCGGTGATCGCAACACAATCTGTCGCCGCCGGGGAGAAGGTCGAAGAGGGCACTGAGGTGGTCATCACGGTCGAGCCCCCGAAGCCGAAACTGTCCCTCGAGCAGCAGAACGCGGTCGATCAAGCGCAGAGCTACCTCGACTACTCAGGATTCTCGCGCGCTGGTCTCATCGGCCAGCTGGAGTTCGAGGGGTACTCCACCGAGCTCGCGACGTTCGGTGCGGACAACGCTGGGGCGGACTGGAACGCGGAGGCCGCCCAGAAGGCTCAGTCATACCTCGACTATTCGTCGTTCTCACGTCAAGGCCTCTACGACCAGCTGGCCTTCGAGGATTTCACCCCGGAACAGATCGAGTTCGCTCTCACCGAAGTCGGCTACTGA
- a CDS encoding sugar ABC transporter ATP-binding protein yields MRGVEKSFVGVRALRGVDLEVRPGEVHCLLGQNGAGKSTLIKTLAGVHTPDAGEIRWMGEVVEVANPQAAISLGISTMYQELDVVDGLTIAENVFLGHEFDRFGFTRRRQLVQETRRLLHRLGHGSMSPHADVGSLSAAEKQIVSMTRALSHDTKLIIMDEPSAVLDSEEVRNLFAVVRELTAQGIAVVYITHRLEEIREIGDRITVLKDGSTVASNLSVADTPTAELIKHMTGRAVQNVFPPAEPIAADAPVLLDVDSLGLDGVFEDVSFSVRAGEIIGLAGLVGSGRSEIVETVYGARKASAGTVRIGGKNLPRGSVSAAVAAGVGLSPEERKSQGLVLGEPIFKNVTLSSFTRFAKGILLDERSERRTTKEQIAALELRPADPERPAATLSGGNQQKILLARWLVHGSSVLLLDEPTRGVDIGARSEIYALIRRLAASGHAIVIVSSEIEEVLGLADSVLVIGDGRVLTTLPASEIDEHGVLDLVMKGVAA; encoded by the coding sequence ATGCGCGGCGTCGAGAAGAGCTTCGTCGGCGTGCGCGCCCTGCGCGGGGTCGACCTCGAAGTGCGTCCCGGCGAGGTGCACTGCCTGCTGGGCCAGAACGGCGCAGGCAAGTCGACGCTGATCAAGACGCTCGCGGGTGTGCACACCCCCGACGCCGGCGAGATCCGCTGGATGGGCGAGGTCGTCGAGGTCGCGAACCCCCAGGCCGCGATCTCCCTCGGCATCTCGACGATGTACCAGGAACTCGACGTCGTCGACGGGCTCACGATCGCGGAGAACGTCTTCCTCGGGCACGAGTTCGACCGGTTCGGCTTCACCCGCCGCCGCCAGCTCGTGCAGGAGACGCGCAGGCTGCTGCACCGCCTGGGCCACGGCTCGATGTCACCGCACGCCGACGTCGGATCGCTGAGTGCCGCAGAGAAGCAGATCGTCAGCATGACGCGCGCACTCTCGCACGACACCAAGCTCATCATCATGGACGAGCCGTCTGCAGTGCTCGACTCGGAAGAGGTGCGAAACCTCTTCGCGGTGGTCAGGGAGCTGACCGCGCAGGGGATCGCCGTGGTCTACATCACCCATCGCCTCGAGGAGATCCGCGAGATCGGTGATCGCATCACCGTCCTCAAGGACGGCTCGACCGTCGCGAGCAACCTCTCCGTCGCCGACACCCCGACCGCCGAGCTCATCAAGCACATGACCGGTCGCGCTGTGCAGAACGTCTTCCCGCCCGCCGAGCCGATCGCCGCCGACGCACCCGTGCTTCTCGACGTCGACAGCCTCGGCCTCGACGGCGTGTTCGAGGACGTCTCCTTCTCGGTGCGCGCCGGCGAGATCATCGGACTCGCAGGTCTCGTCGGCTCCGGCCGCAGCGAGATCGTCGAGACGGTCTACGGCGCGCGAAAGGCCTCAGCCGGAACCGTCCGCATCGGTGGGAAGAACCTGCCCCGGGGGTCGGTCTCCGCCGCGGTCGCGGCAGGCGTCGGGCTCAGTCCTGAGGAGCGCAAATCGCAAGGGCTGGTGCTCGGCGAGCCGATCTTCAAGAACGTCACCCTGTCGTCGTTCACGCGGTTCGCCAAGGGCATCCTGCTCGACGAGCGCAGCGAGCGCCGCACCACCAAGGAGCAGATCGCGGCCCTCGAGCTGCGCCCGGCCGACCCGGAGCGGCCCGCCGCGACGCTGTCGGGCGGCAACCAGCAGAAGATCCTGCTCGCGCGCTGGCTCGTGCACGGCAGCTCCGTGCTGCTTCTCGATGAGCCGACCCGCGGCGTCGATATCGGTGCACGGTCGGAGATCTATGCGCTGATCCGCAGGCTCGCGGCATCCGGCCACGCCATCGTGATCGTCTCCAGCGAGATCGAAGAGGTCCTCGGCCTCGCCGATTCGGTCCTCGTGATCGGAGACGGGCGCGTCCTCACCACACTTCCCGCATCTGAGATCGACGAGCACGGAGTGCTCGACCTCGTCATGAAAGGAGTCGCCGCGTGA
- a CDS encoding DHA2 family efflux MFS transporter permease subunit yields MTDASTARAASPQTDERSPWPALWALVIGFFMILVDTTIVGVANPAIKAALDPSSPNLDRVVWVTSAYLLAYAVPLLITGRLGDRFGPKNLYLIGLAIFTLSSLWCGLSTTLDGLIWARAAQGLGAALLTPQTMAVITRTFPPERRGAAMGLWGAASGVAMLVGPLAGGFLVDGLGWEWIFFINLPVGVVGFVLAWILVPKLETHSHRFDIPGVFLSAIAMFLIVFGLQEAETYDWGVIWGPVSVWSLIISGVVVLALFLWYQARTKNEPLVPLGLFRNRNFAWSNITIAIVGFTVTAQGLPLMFFLQLARGLTPTESALLLIPMALAAGIVSPFAGKLLDRIDPRIMLVPGLLLVAISLFLFAVMMNTDTPVLWMLVPSLILGFGNAGMWGPLATTATRDLPMHQAGAGSGIYNTMRTIGSVLGSAAIAAFMQSRLVANLPGAGDATGGFGEGALPDAVAAPFADAMAQTMLMPAAVILLGVVAVLFLRRPAHLGARKK; encoded by the coding sequence GTGACCGACGCCAGTACAGCTCGCGCAGCATCTCCGCAGACCGACGAACGCAGCCCGTGGCCAGCGCTGTGGGCGCTCGTCATCGGGTTCTTCATGATTCTCGTCGACACGACGATCGTCGGCGTCGCGAACCCGGCGATCAAAGCGGCGCTCGACCCGTCGTCGCCGAACCTCGACCGCGTCGTGTGGGTGACCAGCGCGTACCTGCTCGCGTACGCCGTGCCGCTGCTGATCACCGGGCGTCTCGGTGACCGCTTCGGACCGAAGAACCTCTACCTCATAGGCCTGGCGATCTTCACGCTCTCCTCGCTGTGGTGCGGACTGTCCACCACTCTCGATGGACTCATCTGGGCGCGCGCCGCCCAGGGGCTGGGCGCCGCGCTGCTGACACCGCAGACGATGGCCGTGATCACGCGCACCTTCCCGCCCGAGCGACGTGGTGCGGCCATGGGACTGTGGGGCGCGGCATCCGGTGTCGCCATGCTGGTCGGTCCGCTCGCGGGCGGCTTCCTCGTCGACGGCCTCGGCTGGGAATGGATCTTCTTCATCAACCTGCCCGTCGGCGTCGTCGGGTTCGTCCTCGCCTGGATCCTCGTGCCGAAGCTCGAGACGCATTCGCACCGCTTCGACATCCCCGGGGTCTTCCTCAGCGCGATCGCGATGTTCCTGATCGTCTTCGGCCTGCAGGAGGCCGAGACCTACGACTGGGGCGTCATCTGGGGGCCGGTCTCGGTATGGAGCCTGATCATCTCCGGCGTCGTCGTGCTGGCGCTGTTCCTCTGGTACCAGGCCCGCACCAAGAACGAGCCGCTGGTGCCGCTCGGCCTGTTCCGCAACCGAAACTTCGCGTGGTCGAACATCACGATCGCCATCGTCGGCTTCACGGTGACGGCGCAGGGGCTGCCGCTGATGTTCTTCCTCCAGCTCGCCCGCGGACTCACCCCGACCGAGTCGGCGCTGCTGCTGATCCCGATGGCACTCGCCGCCGGAATCGTGTCGCCGTTCGCCGGCAAGCTCCTCGACCGCATCGACCCTCGGATCATGCTCGTTCCCGGCCTGCTGCTGGTCGCGATCTCGCTGTTCCTGTTCGCGGTGATGATGAATACCGACACCCCCGTCTTGTGGATGCTGGTCCCGTCGCTGATCCTCGGCTTCGGCAACGCCGGCATGTGGGGTCCGCTCGCGACGACGGCGACCCGTGACCTGCCGATGCACCAGGCCGGCGCCGGTTCGGGCATCTACAACACCATGCGCACGATCGGATCCGTGCTCGGCTCCGCCGCGATCGCCGCCTTCATGCAGAGCCGCCTGGTCGCGAACCTGCCGGGTGCCGGCGACGCGACCGGCGGGTTCGGCGAGGGGGCGCTGCCGGATGCCGTCGCCGCTCCCTTCGCGGATGCCATGGCCCAGACGATGCTGATGCCCGCGGCGGTCATCCTCCTGGGGGTGGTCGCGGTGCTCTTCCTGCGGCGGCCCGCGCACCTCGGGGCGCGGAAGAAGTAG
- a CDS encoding sugar phosphate isomerase/epimerase family protein has product MSRPVTLFTGQWADLPFEEVCRLAGEWGYDGLEIACWGDHLDPSRWDDSEYVQGRLDILERNGLKVWTISNHLKGQVVCDDPIDQRHRNIVSDEVWGDGDPEGVRRRAAEELKNTARLAAALGVKTVTGFTGSSIWKYVAMFPPATDEMVDAGYQDFADRWNPILDVFDEVGVRFAHEVHPSEIAYDYWTTKRTLEAIGHREAFGLNWDPSHMVWQDIDPVTFLWDFQDRIYHVHCKDTKKRLGNGRNGRLSSHLPWADPRRGWDFISTGHGDVPWEDAFRMMNAIGYEGPLSVEWEDAGMDRLVGAPEALEFVRKLSSYRPSDAAFDSAFSTK; this is encoded by the coding sequence ATGTCACGACCTGTCACCCTGTTCACCGGCCAGTGGGCCGATCTGCCTTTCGAAGAGGTCTGCCGGCTCGCCGGCGAGTGGGGCTACGACGGCCTCGAGATCGCGTGCTGGGGCGACCACCTCGACCCCTCGCGCTGGGACGACTCCGAGTACGTGCAGGGCCGCCTCGACATCCTCGAGCGCAACGGGCTCAAGGTCTGGACGATCTCGAACCACCTGAAGGGGCAGGTCGTCTGCGACGATCCGATCGACCAGCGTCACCGCAACATCGTCTCGGACGAGGTCTGGGGCGACGGCGACCCCGAGGGCGTGCGCCGTCGCGCCGCGGAGGAGCTCAAGAACACCGCACGCCTCGCCGCTGCTCTGGGGGTGAAGACCGTCACCGGGTTCACCGGGTCGTCGATCTGGAAGTACGTCGCGATGTTCCCGCCCGCGACCGACGAGATGGTGGATGCCGGTTACCAGGACTTCGCCGACCGCTGGAACCCGATCCTCGACGTGTTCGACGAGGTCGGCGTGCGCTTCGCCCACGAGGTGCACCCGTCGGAGATCGCCTACGACTACTGGACGACCAAGCGCACTCTCGAAGCGATCGGCCACCGCGAGGCGTTCGGGCTCAACTGGGACCCGTCGCACATGGTGTGGCAGGACATCGACCCTGTCACGTTCCTGTGGGATTTCCAGGACCGGATCTACCACGTGCACTGCAAAGACACCAAGAAGCGGCTGGGCAACGGCCGCAACGGCCGACTCTCGTCGCACCTGCCGTGGGCCGATCCGCGGCGCGGGTGGGACTTCATCTCCACCGGCCACGGCGACGTGCCGTGGGAGGACGCGTTCCGCATGATGAACGCGATCGGGTACGAGGGTCCGCTGTCGGTCGAGTGGGAGGATGCCGGGATGGACCGCCTCGTCGGCGCCCCCGAGGCGCTGGAGTTCGTGCGGAAGCTGTCGTCGTACCGGCCGTCGGATGCCGCGTTCGACTCTGCCTTCTCCACGAAGTGA
- a CDS encoding GNAT family N-acetyltransferase — MTIALIRPAADLFDSWAAAVTEFGGVHIDGSGLSAPVVGDRATLDELILTAERMADTSIPAPNGRVHNDLYWITDDGEVVGFVSIRHELNEWLRHFGGHIGYSVRPTRRRQGYARAGLALALERTRELGVESAMLTCDDDNVGSYRTIEGAGGVLQDVVDAAEQGHPRLRRYWIEL, encoded by the coding sequence ATGACGATCGCACTCATCCGGCCCGCCGCAGACCTCTTCGACTCCTGGGCGGCGGCGGTCACGGAGTTCGGCGGCGTGCACATCGACGGATCGGGGCTGTCTGCCCCGGTGGTCGGAGATCGGGCGACCCTGGACGAACTCATCCTCACCGCCGAACGCATGGCCGACACGAGCATCCCGGCGCCGAACGGCCGCGTGCACAACGACCTCTACTGGATCACCGACGACGGCGAGGTCGTCGGATTCGTGTCCATCCGTCACGAGCTGAACGAGTGGCTCCGCCACTTCGGCGGGCACATCGGCTACTCGGTGCGACCGACGCGTCGGCGGCAGGGCTATGCGCGCGCAGGGCTCGCCCTCGCGCTCGAGCGCACCCGCGAACTCGGCGTCGAGAGCGCCATGCTCACCTGCGACGACGACAACGTCGGCTCGTATCGCACGATCGAGGGCGCCGGCGGGGTGCTGCAGGACGTGGTGGATGCCGCCGAGCAGGGCCACCCGCGGCTGCGCCGCTACTGGATCGAGCTGTAA